The Chryseolinea soli nucleotide sequence TCCTGGAGGGCGATGCGCAGTCGACGCAATACCTCGGAGATGTAGTTCTTTACGGTTTGATCGGCTAATCCCAGTTTGGAAGCAATCTCCTTCACCGACATGTTCTCGCTGCGCATGAGGTAGATGCTCTTCAGCATGGCCGGCATTTCATTGACGATCGCTTCCAACGTTTGCTCCAGCTCAAGATAATCGGCCACGTCGTGGATGGAGCTCTCGAGCAGGTTGATCCGGTCCAGGGCTTCCTGGAGTTGGCGCTCGCGCACTTTCCGCGAACGGAAATGATCGATCACCTGAAGGCGTACGGCGCCCATCAAATACATTTCGAGCGATGTCTTGATCTCTGTTTTCTCGCGATTGTTCCAGAAGCGAACCAGCACTTCCTGCACCACGTCCTGCGCGTCGTCGGTGTCTTTGAGACGGGCATAGGCGATCCGGTAGAGCTTCTCCCAATACCGGTTGAACAGCATATCGAACGCTGCAGCATTTCCCTCCCGAATCTTGAGAAACAATTTTTCGTCTGAAAGATCAGTCAGGTTCATGGGCATGCTTGAATCGGAAAAGATCACACTTAGCTCGGGCAAATGTAAGCATCGAATGTTATGCTAATTTTAAATGTGATATTCCCTTCGGTTTCCCGGGAAGTATCGGTTTTCGCATAGCCTATTAAACCCTTCAGCATGAAGACGCTAGCCGTTAAAAATATATCCGGAAGAGCGTAACATCTATCGCGCGGGAGCTTATCTTGAGCGAGAATTTGGACGGAAAAATGGAATGGAAGCCTTCCAGCGGCCAAGCTTACTATACTTCTGAAATGGACGGAAAAAAAAGGATCCCGGGTACTCAACTCCTCCCTATCGCCCTGCTGGTTTGCCTGGGGCTAGCCCAATGTTCGCCAGACCAAGCGCCACCCCTCATGACGCTGCTTTCACCCGAAGAGACCGGGATCGATTTCAGCAACACACTCTACGAAGACGAGAACCTCAACATCCTCACCTTTGAATATTTCTACAATGGAGGGGGGGTCGGCACAGGCGATATCAACAACGATGGGCTGCCCGACATTTTCTTTGCCGCCAACATGACCGGCAACCGCCTGTACCTGAACAAAGGCCATTTGAAATTTGAGGACATTACCGAGGCCGCCGGATTCAATTCGTCCGGAAAATGGGCTACGGGCGTTTCCATGGTCGACATCAACCAGGATGGCCGCCTCGACATTTATGTTTGTTATTCCGGCCCCCTGGCCGACCCGGCCCGGCGTGCCAACGAGCTCTACATCAACAACGGAAACAACACGTTCACCGAAAGTGCCAAAGCCTATGGCCTGGCCGACACCGGCCACTCCGTGCAAGCCGCTTTCTTTGACTACGACGGCGACGGCGACCTCGATGTCTACATGCTTACCAACATCATGGACCAAACCGGCCCCAATGTGATCCGCCCCAAGCGCGTGCACGGCGAGATGATCAACACCGACCGGCTCTACAGGAACAACGGCAACCAAACCTTTACCAACGTTTCGACGGAGGCCGGCATCACCATCGAAGGCTATGGACTGGGTGTGGCCATCCAGGACCTCAACCACGACGGCTGGCCCGACATCTATGTTTCGAACGACTACCTGTCGAACGACCTGCTCTACATCAACAATCACGACGGAACATTCACCGACCGGCTGGCACAATACTTCAAACACACCAGCTACTCGGCCATGGGCAACGACGTTTCGGACTTTAACAACGACGGACGCCTGGACGTGATGGCGGTGGACATGTTGCCTCCCGACAACAAACGTCAGAAGCTCATGTTCGGCTCCACGAACTACGATCGCTACCGTTCCGAAGTACAGTACGGCTACACGCCCCAGTTCATGCGCAACACCCTGCAGCTGAATGATGGCGACAATTCCAATGGCGAACCACTCTTTAGCGAGATCGGTCAACTGGCCGGAGTGGAAGCCACGGATTGGAGTTGGAGCCCGCTGTTTGCCGACCTCGACAACGATGGCCGCAAAGATTTGCTGATCACCAACGGCTACCCCCGCGACATCACAAACCGCGACTTTGTGAGCTACCGGATGCAGGAGTTCATACAACAGGAGAACGAGCAATCGAAAAAGAAAAAAATGCAGGAGGCGCTCAGCAGCATCGAGGGCGCGCACCTTCCCGTGTTTGCTTTCCGGAACCAGGGCAACCTCACGTTCTCGGATGCGTCTGCGGCTTGGGGATTCACCACGCCAGCCTATTCCAGCGGTGCGGCGTATGCCGACCTCGATGGCGAC carries:
- a CDS encoding RNA polymerase sigma factor, coding for MNLTDLSDEKLFLKIREGNAAAFDMLFNRYWEKLYRIAYARLKDTDDAQDVVQEVLVRFWNNREKTEIKTSLEMYLMGAVRLQVIDHFRSRKVRERQLQEALDRINLLESSIHDVADYLELEQTLEAIVNEMPAMLKSIYLMRSENMSVKEIASKLGLADQTVKNYISEVLRRLRIALQEKYPEKHLTYLALLITLLNK